Proteins encoded in a region of the Megalops cyprinoides isolate fMegCyp1 chromosome 3, fMegCyp1.pri, whole genome shotgun sequence genome:
- the wnt11 gene encoding protein Wnt-11, whose product MRRAFQPLSRCLLSLLLLSELCSGIKWLALSRTPTSLPVNQTQHCKQLQGLVSSQVQLCRSNLELMHTIIQAAREVKKTCQKTFADMRWNCSSIENGPNYLPDLERGTRESAFVYALSAAAISHTIARACTSGDLRLCSCGPIPGDIPEPGYRWGGCADNLHYGLVMGSKFSDAPMKMKKSGSHANKLMHLHNSEVGRQALRDALEMKCKCHGVSGSCSIRTCWRGLQDLKDIAMDLKTKYLSATKVVHRPMGTRKQLVPKDIDIRPVRENELVYLQSSPDFCTKNEKLGSVGTQDRQCNKTSNGSDSCDLMCCGRGYNPYTEKLVERCHCKYHWCCYVTCKKCERTVERYVCK is encoded by the exons ATGAGAAGAGCTTTTCAGCCTCTGTCACGGTGTCTGCTCTCGCTCCTGCTGCTGTCGGAGCTCTGCTCCGGAATCAAATGGCT GGCCCTGTCACGGACGCCCACCTCCCTGCCTGTTAACCAGACTCAGCACTGCAAGCAGCTGCAGGGCCTGGTATCCTCTCAGGTGCAGCTGTGCCGCAGCAACCTGGAGCTCATGCACACCATCATCCAGGCAGCCCGCGAGGTCAAGAAGACCTGCCAGAAGACCTTCGCTGACATGCGCTGGAACTGCTCCTCCATCGAGAACGGGCCCAACTACCTCCCAGACCTCGAGAGAG GCACGAGGGAGTCCGCGTTCGTGTACGCCCTGTCAGCAGCCGCTATCAGCCACACCATTGCCCGGGCCTGCACGTCAGGAGACCTGCGGCTGTGCTCCTGTGGCCCCATCCCTGGGGACATCCCCGAGCCCGGATACCGCTGGGGGGGCTGTGCAGACAACCTGCACTACGGCCTGGTCATGGGCTCCAAGTTCTCTGACGCCCCGATGAAGATGAAGAAGTCGGGCTCACACGCCAACAAGCTGATGCACCTGCACAACAGCGAAGTGGGCAGACAG GCCTTGCGAGACGCCCTGGAGATGAAGTGCAAGTGCCACGGCGTTTCTGGCTCCTGCTCCATCAGGACCTGCTGGAGGGGTCTGCAGGACCTGAAGGACATTGCCATGGACCTGAAGACCAAGTACCTGTCTGCCACCAAGGTGGTCCATCGGCCCATGGGCACTCGCAAGCAGCTGGTGCCCAAGGACATCGACATCCGGCCTGTCAGGGAGAATGAGCTGGTCTACCTTCAGAGCTCACCCGACTTCTGCACCAAGAACGAAAAGCTGGGCTCTGTGGGCACTCAGGATAG GCAGTGTAACAAGACCTCCAACGGCAGCGACAGCTGTGACCTGATGTGCTGCGGACGAGGCTACAACCCCTACACGGAGAAGCTGGTGGAGCGGTGCCACTGCAAATACCACTGGTGCTGCTACGTGACGTGTAAGAAATGCGAGAGGACTGTGGAGAGATACGTGTGCAAATGA